A genomic window from Dehalococcoidia bacterium includes:
- a CDS encoding response regulator transcription factor, with product MPPTKPSVLVVDDDARMLRMMESILQLEKYHVIRAIDGRAALDILNRQNPDLILLDIMMPGMDGYAVCKRIREFSQVPIIMVTGKGDDDEKVRCLDAGADDYITKPFSSRELAARTRVALRHTLLWDNRPEPVFSVDGLSIDFARHSVVLRGRELKLTRTAYRLLSCLARHAGRLLTPDQILEKVWGSEYAGEIHLLQVTIARLRQKLEDDARNPQYILTRPGIGYMMPREVQAEDVCFIRESKASVCAANN from the coding sequence ATGCCGCCAACAAAACCGTCTGTGCTAGTGGTTGATGATGATGCCCGCATGTTGCGGATGATGGAAAGTATCCTGCAGCTGGAAAAATATCACGTCATCCGGGCCATCGATGGTCGGGCTGCCCTTGATATTCTGAACCGGCAGAATCCGGATCTCATATTGCTGGACATCATGATGCCCGGCATGGACGGATATGCTGTGTGTAAACGAATTCGGGAATTCTCCCAGGTCCCTATCATCATGGTCACAGGTAAGGGGGATGATGATGAAAAGGTTCGGTGTCTGGATGCTGGAGCTGATGACTATATAACCAAGCCGTTTTCCTCAAGGGAGCTGGCTGCCAGAACCCGGGTGGCATTGCGTCACACCCTATTGTGGGATAACCGTCCTGAACCCGTTTTCTCCGTCGATGGGCTCTCGATAGACTTTGCCCGGCACAGCGTTGTATTGAGAGGTCGGGAATTGAAACTGACTCGCACGGCATACCGGTTGTTGTCTTGTCTGGCGCGCCATGCGGGCCGGTTGCTTACCCCTGATCAGATATTGGAAAAGGTATGGGGCAGTGAGTACGCTGGCGAAATCCATTTGCTTCAAGTCACCATCGCCCGGCTCAGACAAAAGCTGGAGGATGATGCCCGAAACCCTCAATATATCCTGACCCGCCCCGGCATCGGCTATATGATGCCCAGAGAAGTGCAGGCAGAGGATGTTTGCTTCATCCGTGAGTCAAAGGCTTCAGTTTGCGCTGCCAATAATTGA